The bacterium genome contains the following window.
TGAAAATTTATTTTAAAAGGAATTTTATGAAAACTTCTATTATTGTATTAATAGTTCTTATTATCACTTCTCTTAACTTAAGTTTTACATTCGATAATTCAACTAGTAAAAAAGAATTTGTTCAGCAGGAACAATTTGAGCCGGAAGGAAGCTGGGGCGGTATACTCAAAATCTCATCAGCAAAATTGAAAGTTATTTTTAATGTTTCGAAAAATGTATCTGGAAATTTGACCGCAACGTTAGATAGTCCTGATCAGGGTGCTTATGGTATAGCTGTTAATGAGGTCATCGTAAAAGATGATTCGATAAAATTTATTATTCGACTAATTAATGGATACTATGAAGGGAAATATATTTCTGATAGTATGATGATTTCGGGAGTATGGAACCAGGCAGGAATGTCTTTACCTCTTGAATTAAAAAAATCAGAAAAAGTCGAACAGCCAAAACGGCCGCAAGAACCTAAAGAACCTTTTCCTTATAATAGTGAAGAAGTGAAATTTATCAATCCAGAAACAGGTAATACACTTGCCGGAACATTAACTCAGCCGGAAGGAGTTGGACCATTCACTGCTGTAATTCTTGTGAGTGGTTCAGGACCACAGAATCGTGATGAAGAACTACTCGGACACAAACCTTTTTTAGTTCTTGCTGATTATTTAACTCGTCGTGGAATAGCAGTTTTAAGATACGATGACAGAGGCATTGGTGAATCAACCGGTGATTTCAGGAGCGCAACGAGTGAAGATTTTGCTCAAGATGCTTTAGCTGCAGTGGCTTTTCTAAAAACAAAAAATGAAATAGATAAAATCGGAATTGCTGGTCATAGTGAAGGAGGGCTAATCGCACCAATGGCTGCAGTTCAATCAGAAGATGTTGACTTTATTGTTCTCATGGCTGGACCAGGTCTACGCGGCGATTCAATTCTAATGCTTCAAACTGAATTAATAATGAAAGCTAACGGCGAGAGTGAAGAATTCATTCAGAGAGACCTGAAAGTCTACCGAAAGATTTACAACGAAATTCTCTCAGAAAAAAGTGATGAAGAACTGAAAGCAAGTTTGACATCAATACTGACCGCGGCATATGATCTGTTGTCTGAAAAGGAAAAAGAGGATGCAGGAGACAAAGAAATGTTTATTGATGGTCAGATTAAAATCATGCTTGGACCATGGTTCAGATATTTTATTAATTATGATCCTTATCCAACATTGAAAGAAGTAAAATGTCCTGTTCTAGCAATTAATGGTGAAAAAGATTTACAAGTACCTTCGAAAGAAAATCTTTCTGCAATTGAACAAGCTTTGAAGGAAGGTGGCAATAAAAATTATAAAATTGTGGAGATGCCAGGATTGAATCACCTTTTTCAGAAAAGTAAAACCGGTGCTCCGATTGAATATGGAAACATCGAAGAAACTTTTTCTGAAGATGCAATGAAAATTATCGCCGATTGGATTAATCAAGAGATGAAAAAAGTTGACTAAAAGAGAATTGTCTATTCTCGTTTTTATAAAATTATATTCAGAAGGATGGATTAATACCATCCTTCCCCTTAATAAATTTGCTCAGGCTTATTCAGTACTGGCTTTATTTTGGTAATATTTTGTCTGGTTAGGGTTGGACTCCTGATATTTTTTACTCTTGTTTTCAATTTCTAAATAATCTTCTTTAAAGCTTTCTCTCAGCATCCTGTTATAATCCATCCACTTCGGAATTCCTTCATTCTTATTCATATAGTTTATCGCTTCGAATGCAGCAACATCTGCTTTCATCTTCAATTCATCCAAAATTGAATGGATATTATCTTCTACTCTCGATTTAAGTTTTTCATCATTCACACTGTTAGCGTATGATAAATCTATAAGTTCAAAATATAATTCGATTGCATAAGTTACTCCGTAGTCTGATAATATTTTACGTGTATTGGCAATTGCTTCATTCATTCGTTTGTAAAATTCTTTGTTCCTGTTTGTATTGTATAGGTTCATGTTTGCCAGTGCAATATCTGTCCAGGTTCCATAGCTGATATCAATATCATTTTTGTATTGATCGGCCAGTTCGTTAATTAAGTCATAGTCACGAATGTTGTAGAGGGCGATAATGATTTGTCCAAAAAGTAGATTAACATCTTTCTTATCAAAAATTTTGATTATGTTATCGATCAACGTTTGAAGATTACTTTTTGAGAAATTTTCACTCTTAAAATCTTTATAGTTTTTTGGATCTGATTGCAGCAATAACGCTTCAACTTCTTTTCTGATATTTGTCTTTGTATTCTGATCATTTAATAGTGTTTGTGTTTC
Protein-coding sequences here:
- a CDS encoding alpha/beta fold hydrolase — encoded protein: MKTSIIVLIVLIITSLNLSFTFDNSTSKKEFVQQEQFEPEGSWGGILKISSAKLKVIFNVSKNVSGNLTATLDSPDQGAYGIAVNEVIVKDDSIKFIIRLINGYYEGKYISDSMMISGVWNQAGMSLPLELKKSEKVEQPKRPQEPKEPFPYNSEEVKFINPETGNTLAGTLTQPEGVGPFTAVILVSGSGPQNRDEELLGHKPFLVLADYLTRRGIAVLRYDDRGIGESTGDFRSATSEDFAQDALAAVAFLKTKNEIDKIGIAGHSEGGLIAPMAAVQSEDVDFIVLMAGPGLRGDSILMLQTELIMKANGESEEFIQRDLKVYRKIYNEILSEKSDEELKASLTSILTAAYDLLSEKEKEDAGDKEMFIDGQIKIMLGPWFRYFINYDPYPTLKEVKCPVLAINGEKDLQVPSKENLSAIEQALKEGGNKNYKIVEMPGLNHLFQKSKTGAPIEYGNIEETFSEDAMKIIADWINQEMKKVD